The Candidatus Nitrosotenuis cloacae genome contains a region encoding:
- a CDS encoding CBS domain-containing protein, producing MQASSLAKKPIGIVKSSTISDVIRKLLENKLSRLVVLDSGRPIGIISEKDVGLFLFGNSAKLGLDKIPLETLVNKIEYVDQNHSAEECARIMNDKKISSLCILNGSDIGIFTKTDLVRYYSENYSGRHRVADYMTHNYVSAHNATPLYKVVKKMLDHKVSRIITKSQNEQPDGVVSFRDLFRISIELGDEQDDEGFSLSDMVRRGFLSESGFGAVSLAKDVMSGGIITVRFDEDLAAACRKMLENNIGGLGVLDGNGGFAGIISKTDVTRALVR from the coding sequence ATGCAGGCAAGCTCTCTGGCAAAAAAGCCAATCGGGATTGTGAAAAGCTCAACAATTTCAGACGTCATAAGAAAACTGCTCGAGAACAAACTAAGCAGGCTAGTAGTGCTTGATTCCGGAAGGCCGATTGGGATAATATCTGAAAAAGACGTCGGGCTGTTCTTGTTTGGCAACTCTGCCAAACTGGGACTGGACAAGATACCTCTGGAAACCCTTGTAAACAAAATCGAGTATGTCGACCAGAACCATTCTGCTGAGGAATGCGCACGTATAATGAATGACAAAAAGATAAGCTCACTGTGCATCTTGAACGGATCTGATATTGGAATATTCACAAAGACGGACCTTGTGAGATATTACTCTGAAAACTATTCGGGAAGGCACAGGGTAGCAGACTATATGACTCATAACTATGTTTCAGCGCACAACGCAACTCCTCTCTATAAAGTAGTCAAAAAGATGCTGGACCACAAGGTCTCGCGGATAATAACAAAGAGCCAAAACGAGCAGCCTGACGGGGTGGTCTCATTTAGGGACCTCTTTAGGATATCAATAGAACTTGGGGACGAGCAGGACGACGAGGGATTTTCCTTGTCTGATATGGTGAGGAGGGGATTTCTATCAGAGAGTGGGTTTGGTGCAGTATCGCTTGCAAAGGATGTAATGTCTGGTGGAATCATCACGGTGCGATTCGACGAGGACTTGGCGGCTGCCTGTAGGAAGATGCTTGAGAACAACATAGGCGGCCTTGGCGTGCTTGATGGAAACGGAGGGTTTGCTGGAATAATTAGCAAGACCGACGTGACACGTGCACTGGTACGATGA
- a CDS encoding PKD domain-containing protein translates to MVGFVVDGPTIADRKAWHFGDGVVKKSNNLIYEHRYENPGTYRVWVDLIDKLGNVIENGESKAKTVTVTAEPQRITSFTQRKCVVTVGEYVIFAMSHDIEGRPLITWKWGDGTPDLSGYEQNPHHKYEREGTWEGTLIVQGDPVPTVSRKFAVLVLASPFQLGGRMDVLLHRRFKYPSEMPMPPKKKLTFIADSDGGNSPIHYSWDFNDRSPYMQMTGNRGNPVMFNKGFDKPGDYLVTLTITDDLGYEVVITKDVIIREDGKSE, encoded by the coding sequence GTGGTTGGATTTGTTGTTGACGGCCCGACCATTGCGGACAGAAAGGCATGGCACTTTGGGGACGGCGTGGTAAAGAAAAGCAACAACTTGATTTATGAGCACCGATACGAAAACCCTGGAACATATCGCGTATGGGTTGACCTGATTGATAAATTGGGTAATGTAATTGAGAATGGAGAGTCCAAGGCAAAAACAGTCACCGTTACTGCCGAGCCGCAACGGATCACATCGTTTACCCAGCGAAAATGCGTAGTGACTGTGGGCGAATATGTCATATTTGCCATGTCTCATGACATAGAGGGTCGCCCGTTAATTACGTGGAAGTGGGGTGACGGAACACCGGATCTGTCAGGCTACGAACAAAATCCTCATCACAAATACGAAAGGGAAGGAACGTGGGAGGGCACATTAATCGTACAGGGGGATCCTGTGCCTACCGTGTCCCGAAAGTTTGCCGTGCTTGTACTTGCCTCGCCTTTTCAGCTTGGCGGCCGCATGGATGTATTGCTTCATCGTCGATTCAAATATCCCTCAGAGATGCCGATGCCGCCAAAAAAGAAACTGACCTTTATAGCCGACTCTGACGGCGGAAACTCACCTATTCATTATTCCTGGGATTTTAACGATCGTTCGCCCTACATGCAGATGACTGGCAACCGGGGCAACCCAGTCATGTTCAACAAAGGTTTTGACAAACCTGGCGACTATTTGGTTACTCTGACCATTACTGATGATCTGGGGTATGAGGTCGTCATAACAAAGGATGTCATAATTCGAGAGGATGGCAAGTCTGAATGA